The Sabethes cyaneus chromosome 3, idSabCyanKW18_F2, whole genome shotgun sequence DNA window GAAAAGCAATCACAGCACATCGAAACTAGGTATTTTTATGTGCGTGACCTTCCACAGAAACAGCAGATCATTCTGGAGTACTGGCCCACCGAGTTTTTGTTGGCAGATGTTACGCGAGAAGATAGGAGTACTGTAAGATATTGTCGTAGAGGAGTGTTGATATGGTACGACAATAAAATCCCTACGATcagttccaaaaaaatttccctCCTGTTTCACCTACCAACCAGAGTAGTTGGTTCTATGGCTCTAATCAATTCACAAACAAGGACAAGACAATCGGTACGTGTCGGACGCCTGATCATAGGCAAATTATTTTCGATTAGAAAGGTGGCTTAATGTTATTAGTTACCAATAGGGACCCCAGGAAAACCAACTGAAATCAATTGAGCTTAAATTGAACAATAAAACTAGGTACAAAAATACGGTAGAACCACCAATTATAATCGACCTCACTAGTGCAACAAAAGACTTAACTTCCTTCCAATTGTTCCTTCAAAGATGCTGCCGAACACcttccggattttattttttcgctttCAGCTAAAAGCTACttgttttttcaaatattttaacaaCAACGAAAAGAAGCACACCCCCGAAAGGATAGATGCAATGTAAAAAACTGCTACAGCTACTGTTTATAATAGGCTAAAATAGATGGAATCTCACTTGTTTTCGGTTTGGCTTATTCACCACTGACTGTTCCTTGCAATGCTTCACTGTCTATTTTACTTGTTTTGTTAATATATCGATATTTGTATATATAATGGCattaaatattgttttgtaTAAGTAAATGTAGGTTTTCCGGTGTGTTATTATTAGTCAATGTGACCAAGCAGTTGATGAAACAAATATAAGTAGGTATATATAATAGGTAGGGAAGAATAGGTTTGTTTGTGGCTTCATATCTTTGTTTCCCTTTTTCGCAACCGTCCGTGTTTTTCAACAAAATGTTTGTATTGCTAAGATTACTAATGCCGTATGTGTCTGTCTGCTGTAGACATAAATTCGAAAAAGTCTGCTACGCTTCTTGCACTTTCATATAATCGCACCACAATTTATACGGTTACCTGAACATTCTGCACAACAGTTGAGTATTCAGTTTTAGATGGCACAAGATAGAACGCGGGATATATCTCAGCTCCGCAGGGACATTTGGTTGCTGAAATGTAATAAGTTTATAACAAATCACACTCAAAGTGAGTCATACTAACCCATCACCCAATTGAAGCTACCCAGCTTCACCGAGCATTTGGGACAGTACAAACGGCCCTGTGTATTGTGGAAAATGTCCGTCATCCAGGCCAGCGGTTCGGTAAAGTAGATCTTTTTACACATTCCATCCTTTTCCGCCGACCGATTGCTTTGATCGCTTGCGATCGAACTCCGTCGCATTTGTTCCGTGACACAAGCCATCGCTTCCTTAGGAGCATTCGAATTTTCGCTCTGCTCCGAAACGGTCGCTTCTCCTGAACTAGCTTGCGCTCCTCCTTCAGCCAATCCTTCCTTATTCTCCTGCTGTTCCGCATCTGTACCGGtttcgtcttcttcttttttctcatcGCCCGATTCACTTTCGTCCCCTTCGTCAACGCTATCGATTGCCCCGAACATTGGGCGCTTGCATGGCGACTGACCGGGTGGTTTAGGTTTATGCAGCAGCAGATTACTTTTCCGAGCAACCACCCGACGACATTTGCGACACCGGTACACGATTGGTTCGGGCGTTTCCTGGGTCACTGCCGGATCTGGCTTTACCACATCCATGCAGTTTACGGGAAGTCGTTTGGCTGGAGGTGAAAATACGTATTTATTAAGTAACACCAATGTTCGACATCTACGACATTACGAATACTTTAAGACCATCTTATTAGAAAAGGTTTGTTCAATAACATAACAAGGTTTTTGTCCTTGGAGAGTTAACATAAACCTTACCTATTAACCATTGTTCAACTGCTATTAGGTAGAAAACCATGTCTTTGTCACAGTTATTGAACAAAACCGCAACCTTTTCATTCCGTAAATAATTCCCCTTTCTTCAGGAGGTACTTATTG harbors:
- the LOC128742861 gene encoding dual specificity protein phosphatase MPK-4; this translates as MHEGEVVVKKVLGHVPKSSVQQRAKPLETRTYRLARDDISGGPVNLDEIEPGLWLGNVTAAADLPTLEKLSIRSVLTIDSCPLPSHVTENPSLRVKYIQASDVPREDLIKHFEDTNKFIGDSLAEERNILVHCYFGVSRSATIVIAYLMEKYKLTYEVALHRVKSKRRFVMPNPGFINQLKLFYLMNYRIDPLNEKYKLFRLKLAADNVRKAKRLPVNCMDVVKPDPAVTQETPEPIVYRCRKCRRVVARKSNLLLHKPKPPGQSPCKRPMFGAIDSVDEGDESESGDEKKEEDETGTDAEQQENKEGLAEGGAQASSGEATVSEQSENSNAPKEAMACVTEQMRRSSIASDQSNRSAEKDGMCKKIYFTEPLAWMTDIFHNTQGRLYCPKCSVKLGSFNWVMATKCPCGAEIYPAFYLVPSKTEYSTVVQNVQVTV